The following proteins are encoded in a genomic region of Oryzias melastigma strain HK-1 unplaced genomic scaffold, ASM292280v2 sc00283, whole genome shotgun sequence:
- the LOC112140913 gene encoding gastrula zinc finger protein XlCGF57.1-like isoform X2 has protein sequence MEEPEPLQIKEEPEPLQIKDEHKEPEPLQIKEEQEESEPPQMKEDQEEPDPLQVKEDKVELCISQDGELLDLKQEIDTLKEIPTYEENENSEADLNTQQSFNRTYSQDEEPHLNTDEEIDPQNKRRIPIICKECGKGYLSQLRVHMGIHQKPFVCKQCTKCCGKLTNVKPHMRTHTGEKPFSCHECNKRFRQTSDLKTHMRTHTGEKPFSCKECNKRFSKAYDLKTHIRTHTGEKPFLCKECGSTFIQISHLYSHMKIHTGEKPFICKECDKHFRQNSDLKIHMRTHTGEKPFFCKECAKGFSHKSHLYSHMRTHTGEKPFTCKECDKGFSHIRDLKSHMRTHIGEQPFTCKKCPERFSDFDNLKTHMRTHTGEKPFPCQELNKHFIKTPELKTHMRTHTGEMPFLCKECGSSFSQISQLYSHMRTHTGEKPFTCKECDQRFRGISHLKTHMRTHTGEKHFFCNVCAKSFSQISHLYSHRRTHKEEKPFTCKECDKSFSHKCYLKRHMRTHTGEKPFTCQECHKSFSEMRSLQTHVRTHTGEKPFLCTECDKSFGEKSYLRRHMRTHAGETSISRK, from the coding sequence atggaggaaccagaacctctacagattaaagaagaaccagaaccgcTGCAGATTAAAGATGAACAcaaagaaccagaacctctacagattaaagaggaacaggaggaatCAGAACCCCCACAGATGAAAGAGGACCAGGAGGAACCAGATCCACTACAGGTTAAAGAAGACAAAGTGGAGTTGTGCATTAGTCAGGATGGAGAGCtgcttgatctgaagcaggagattGACACTTTGAAGGAGATACCTACTTATGAGGAAAATGAgaacagtgaagcagatctaaACACTCAGCAGAGCTTTAATAGAACTtatagtcaggatgaagaaccTCATTTAAATACAGATGAAGAGATAGACCCACAGAACAAACGAAGGATTCCAATAATATGTAAAGAATGTGGTAAAGGTTACTTGTCTCAGCTCAGAGTTCACATGGGAATCCATCAAAAGCCTTTTGTTTGTAAACAATGCACCAAATGTTGTGGTAAATTAACTAATGTCAAACCACACATGAGAAcgcacacaggagagaagcctttttcttgtcatGAATGTAATAAACGTTTTAGACAAAcatctgatttaaaaacacacatgagaactcatacaggagagaagcctttttcttgtaaagaatgtaatAAACGTTTTAGTAAAGcatatgatttaaaaacacatattagaactcacacaggagagaagccttttctTTGTAAGGAATGTGGTTCAACTTTCATTCAAATATCTCACCTTTATTCACACATGAAaattcacacaggagagaagccttttatttgtaaagaatgtgataaacattttagacaaaattctgatttgaaaatacatatgagaactcacacaggagaaaagccttttttttgtaaagaatgtgcAAAAGGTTTTAGTCATAAATCTCACCTTTATTCAcatatgagaactcatacaggagagaagccttttacctgtaaagaatgtgataaaggTTTTAGTCACATTCGCGatctcaaatcacacatgagaactcacataGGAGAGCAGCCTTTTACCTGTAAAaaatgtcctgaacgttttaGTGACTTTGataatctcaaaacacacatgagaactcacacaggagagaagccttttcctTGTCAAGaacttaataaacattttataaaaacacctgaattaaaaacacacatgagaacccACACAGGAGAGATGCCTTTTCTATGTAAAGAATGTGGTTCAAGTTTCAGTCAAATATCTCAACTTTattcacacatgagaactcacacaggagagaagccttttacctgtaaagaatgtgaccaACGTTTTAGAGGAatatctcatttaaaaacacatatgagaactcacacaggagaaaagcattttttttgtaatgtatgtgctaaaagttttagtcaaatatctcaCCTTTATTCACACAGGAGAACGCACAAAGAAGAAAAGCCTTTTacctgtaaagaatgtgataaaagttttagtcacaaATGttatctcaaaagacacatgagaactcacacgggagagaagccttttacctGTCAAGAATGTCATAAGAGTTTTAGTGAAATGCGTAGTCTCCAAACACAcgtgagaactcacacaggagaaaagccttttttgtgtacggaatgtgacaaaagttttggtgaaaaatcatatttgagaagacacatgagaactcacgcAGGAGAGACATCTATTTCTCGTAAATAA
- the LOC112140913 gene encoding gastrula zinc finger protein XlCGF57.1-like isoform X1, producing MSSEPLEDSDREQLSAAEETFRICEGTIVQNENEELCGQRRLLDITWNPQLQLDLKVLPQNYVTEEDFCNQERSVRVDQEEPEPPQIKDEMEEPEPLQIKEEPEPLQIKDEHKEPEPLQIKEEQEESEPPQMKEDQEEPDPLQVKEDKVELCISQDGELLDLKQEIDTLKEIPTYEENENSEADLNTQQSFNRTYSQDEEPHLNTDEEIDPQNKRRIPIICKECGKGYLSQLRVHMGIHQKPFVCKQCTKCCGKLTNVKPHMRTHTGEKPFSCHECNKRFRQTSDLKTHMRTHTGEKPFSCKECNKRFSKAYDLKTHIRTHTGEKPFLCKECGSTFIQISHLYSHMKIHTGEKPFICKECDKHFRQNSDLKIHMRTHTGEKPFFCKECAKGFSHKSHLYSHMRTHTGEKPFTCKECDKGFSHIRDLKSHMRTHIGEQPFTCKKCPERFSDFDNLKTHMRTHTGEKPFPCQELNKHFIKTPELKTHMRTHTGEMPFLCKECGSSFSQISQLYSHMRTHTGEKPFTCKECDQRFRGISHLKTHMRTHTGEKHFFCNVCAKSFSQISHLYSHRRTHKEEKPFTCKECDKSFSHKCYLKRHMRTHTGEKPFTCQECHKSFSEMRSLQTHVRTHTGEKPFLCTECDKSFGEKSYLRRHMRTHAGETSISRK from the coding sequence TCCTCCCCCAGAATTATGTGACTGAAGAGGACTTCTGCAACCAAGAGAGGAGCGTCAGAGTTGACcaggaagaaccagaacctccacagattaaagatgaaatggaggaaccagaacctctacagattaaagaagaaccagaaccgcTGCAGATTAAAGATGAACAcaaagaaccagaacctctacagattaaagaggaacaggaggaatCAGAACCCCCACAGATGAAAGAGGACCAGGAGGAACCAGATCCACTACAGGTTAAAGAAGACAAAGTGGAGTTGTGCATTAGTCAGGATGGAGAGCtgcttgatctgaagcaggagattGACACTTTGAAGGAGATACCTACTTATGAGGAAAATGAgaacagtgaagcagatctaaACACTCAGCAGAGCTTTAATAGAACTtatagtcaggatgaagaaccTCATTTAAATACAGATGAAGAGATAGACCCACAGAACAAACGAAGGATTCCAATAATATGTAAAGAATGTGGTAAAGGTTACTTGTCTCAGCTCAGAGTTCACATGGGAATCCATCAAAAGCCTTTTGTTTGTAAACAATGCACCAAATGTTGTGGTAAATTAACTAATGTCAAACCACACATGAGAAcgcacacaggagagaagcctttttcttgtcatGAATGTAATAAACGTTTTAGACAAAcatctgatttaaaaacacacatgagaactcatacaggagagaagcctttttcttgtaaagaatgtaatAAACGTTTTAGTAAAGcatatgatttaaaaacacatattagaactcacacaggagagaagccttttctTTGTAAGGAATGTGGTTCAACTTTCATTCAAATATCTCACCTTTATTCACACATGAAaattcacacaggagagaagccttttatttgtaaagaatgtgataaacattttagacaaaattctgatttgaaaatacatatgagaactcacacaggagaaaagccttttttttgtaaagaatgtgcAAAAGGTTTTAGTCATAAATCTCACCTTTATTCAcatatgagaactcatacaggagagaagccttttacctgtaaagaatgtgataaaggTTTTAGTCACATTCGCGatctcaaatcacacatgagaactcacataGGAGAGCAGCCTTTTACCTGTAAAaaatgtcctgaacgttttaGTGACTTTGataatctcaaaacacacatgagaactcacacaggagagaagccttttcctTGTCAAGaacttaataaacattttataaaaacacctgaattaaaaacacacatgagaacccACACAGGAGAGATGCCTTTTCTATGTAAAGAATGTGGTTCAAGTTTCAGTCAAATATCTCAACTTTattcacacatgagaactcacacaggagagaagccttttacctgtaaagaatgtgaccaACGTTTTAGAGGAatatctcatttaaaaacacatatgagaactcacacaggagaaaagcattttttttgtaatgtatgtgctaaaagttttagtcaaatatctcaCCTTTATTCACACAGGAGAACGCACAAAGAAGAAAAGCCTTTTacctgtaaagaatgtgataaaagttttagtcacaaATGttatctcaaaagacacatgagaactcacacgggagagaagccttttacctGTCAAGAATGTCATAAGAGTTTTAGTGAAATGCGTAGTCTCCAAACACAcgtgagaactcacacaggagaaaagccttttttgtgtacggaatgtgacaaaagttttggtgaaaaatcatatttgagaagacacatgagaactcacgcAGGAGAGACATCTATTTCTCGTAAATAA